One stretch of Podospora bellae-mahoneyi strain CBS 112042 chromosome 2, whole genome shotgun sequence DNA includes these proteins:
- the URA1 gene encoding dihydroorotate dehydrogenase (COG:F; EggNog:ENOG503NXK0), giving the protein MSELPPPIKINPPLINSANPWASGDVDLERLYLCPSTGAVTTRTATLDGFKHDEDIHRYTFFDPSSSETSKSTNPTPQEASKAPAQKASLNTLGYSPYALIQYMQWIYKIYTTCSGTQPIKPFIISVTGTPTEVSECYTCIADYLSEYITAGHIYMEINLSCPNIPNKPPPAYSKDALVEYFRRLRFAMRDKLRPDLPRLPFGIKTPPYTHSSEYNELISALEEEGDQVSFITCTNTLGSCLVLSPEGDPVLPGNGIGGMAGAALHPLALGNVATIRRMLDERPSLKHITVIGIGGVEDEKGYKRMRAAGAGVVGVGTALGVKGVEVFEEIEKGLKGGW; this is encoded by the coding sequence ATGTCGGAACTACCACCGCCCATCAAAATTAACCCGCCATTGATCAACTCGGCTAACCCATGGGCATCTGGCGATGTGGACTTAGAGCGGCTGTATCTTTGCCCTTCCACAGGCGCAGTTACAACTCGAACCGCTACTTTGGACGGCTTCAAGCACGATGAAGATATTCATCGATACACCTTCTTCGATCCCTCTAGTTCCGAAACATCAAaatccaccaacccaaccccccaagaaGCCAGCAAAGCTCCTGCTCAAAAAGCAAGCTTGAACACACTAGGCTACAGCCCTTACGCTCTAATTCAATATATGCAATGGATATACAAGATCTATACTACTTGCTCTGGTACTCAGCCCATCAAACCCTTCATCATCTCAGTCACGGGCACCCCGACCGAGGTCAGTGAATGCTATACATGCATCGCCGATTACCTGTCCGAGTATATAACCGCCGGTCACATCTACATGGAAATCAATCTCTCCTGCCCCAACATACCCAacaaacctcctcccgcgTACTCTAAAGACGCACTGGTCGAGTACTTTCGCCGCCTGCGGTTCGCGATGCGTGATAAACTCAGACCAGACTTACCACGCCTGCCCTTCGgcatcaaaacaccaccctACACCCACTCCTCCGAATACAACGAACTCATCTCTGCCCtcgaagaggaaggtgatCAAGTCTCCTTCATAACATGCACCAACACCCTAGGGTCATGTCTCGTTCTCTCACCCGAGGGCGACCCTGTTCTGCCAGGTAACGGGATTGGGGGGATGGCCGGGGCGGCGCTGCACCCGTTGGCCCTGGGGAATGTGGCTACTATTCGGAGGATGTTGGATGAGAGACCGAGTTTGAAGCATATCACTGTAATCGGGATTGGAGgtgtggaggatgagaaggggtacaagaggatgagggctgctggggcgggggttgttggggtgggtACTGCTTTAGGGGTGAAAGGAGTtgaggtttttgaggagattgagaagggattgaagggggggtggtga
- a CDS encoding hypothetical protein (EggNog:ENOG503NYHW; COG:S): MAGKTYIVEHLDEELGPWSELEYITIARESQETGSKFFLSSLHPQFKVPDALAAIPSFTAERRGVEELYADKKSRVCLLDPQGKSDLAPEDADNFDVFLFGGILGDDPPRDRTSELRAKGFEGRRLGPVQMTTDTAVRVTRLVVEGKTPLKDIPYVDFPELKFNEYESTEMPFRYVKTEDGKPIMPEGMVELIKKDADKGIDDML, from the exons ATGGCCGGAAAAACGTACATCGTTGAGCACCtggacgaggagcttggACCCTGGTCAGAACTCGAGTATATCACCATCGCGCGCGAGTCGCAAGAGACTGGGTCCAAGTTCTTCCTTTCGTCTCTCCACCCACAGTTCAAGGTCCCAGACGCCTTGGCTGCCATCCCCTCGTTCACAGCTGAGAGGCGGGGTGTGGAGGAGTTGTATGCGGACAAGAAGTCTAGAGTATGCCTTCTTGACCCTCAGGGGAAGAGTGATCTTGCCCCTGAAGATGCGGACAACTTTGATGTTTTCCTGTTTGGAGGAATCCTTG GTGATGACCCCCCTAGAG ACAGAACATCCGAGTTGCGGGCCAAGGGCTTTGAGGGCCGTCGTCTCGGGCCCGTCCAGATGACCACAGACACTGCAGTCCGTGTAACTCGTCTGGTGGTTGAGGGCAAGA CACCGTTGAAAGACATTCCCTACGTCGACTTTCCCGAACTCAAGTTCAACGAGTATGAGAGCACAGAGATGCCATTCCGTTACGTTAAGACTGAGGATGGAAAACCCATTATGCCTGAG GGCATGGTCGAGCTGATCAAGAAAGATGCTGACAAGGGCATTGATGATATGCTCTAG
- the KEX1 gene encoding Cell death protease (COG:E; COG:O; EggNog:ENOG503NVHT; BUSCO:EOG092623WR; MEROPS:MER0006006) → MAVGRSLADWRRLPSIVTAAAVALSWTATLAVADVKAAGDYFVHSLPGAPPGPLVKMHAGHIEITPDVNGNMFFWHFQNKHIANKQRTVIWLNGGPGCSSEDGALMEIGPYRLKDKDTLVYNEGAWNEFANVLFVDNPVGAGFSYVDTNAYVRELDVMADQFVTFLEKWFKLFPEYEHDDIFIAGESYAGQYIPYIAKAILERNKKGGESSYKWNLAGLLIGNGWISPPEQYEAYLQFAYKKGIVKKGSDAASKLEVQQRICSKQLAVGPALVDNTDCEKILQDLLQLTATSKGGEQRCVNMYDVRLTDTYPSCGMNWPPDLDAVTPYLRRNDVIQALHVNPNKVTGWVECNGQVGANFKPSSKPSVELLPDLLKEVPIILFSGSEDLICNHLGTEALISNLQWNGGKGFEITPGTWAPRRDWTFEGEAAGFWQEARNLTYVVFYNSSHMVPFDYPRRTRDMLDRFMGVDISSIGGKPTDSRLDGEKVPETTVGGVAGNGTDAQQAEKEKLDTARWEAYRKSGEIVLVIVAFSAAGWGWWVWRERKKRRGYMGVSGGENISPSGEARGREGFRDKRSAADLEAGDFDENELDDLHMRTPTTVMGGDGNDPRYSVGAASEDSEDEEDVKGKGKEKMSG, encoded by the exons ATGGCTGTTGGACGGTCCTTGGCGGACTGGAGGCGTCTACCATCCATCGttaccgccgccgccgtcgccctcTCATGGACGGCGACACTAGCTGTCGCCGATGTCAAGGCGGCCGGTGACTACTTTGTCCATTCACTTCCAGGGGCGCCGCCAGGTCCCCTGGTGAAGATGCATGCTGG GCATATCGAGATAACACCCGATGTCAATGGAAACATGTTCTTCTGGCACTTCCAAAACAAACACATTGCGAACAAGCAACGAACAGTGATATGGTTGAACGGCGGCCCCGGCTGCAGCTCCGAGGACGGTGCCCTGATGGAGATTGGCCCGTATAGGTTAAAAGATAAGGACACGCTGGTGTACAACGAGGGAGCATGGAACGAGTTCGCCAATGTCCTCTTCGTCGATAACCCTGTCGGCGCGGGGTTCAGCTATGTCGACACCAACGCTTATGTACGCGAACTCGACGTTATGGCTGACCAGTTTGTTACTTTCCTGGAGAAGTGGTTCAAGCTGTTCCCCGAGTATGAACACGACGAT ATATTTATTGCTGGAGAATCCTACGCCGGCCAGTACATCCCCTACATCGCCAAGGCTATCCTTGAGCGCAACAAGAAAGGCGGCGAGTCCTCCTACAAATGGAACCTCGCCGGTCTCCTCATTGGCAACGGCTGGATTTCCCCTCCCGAACAATACGAAGCCTACCTCCAGTTCGCCTACAAGAAGGGCATCGTCAAAAAGGGCTCCGACGCCGCCTCCAAGCTCGAAGTCCAACAGCGCATCTGCTCCAAGCAGTTGGCCGTCGGCCCCGCCCTCGTCGACAACACCGACTGCGAGAAGATCCTCCAGGACCTCCTCCAGCTAACCGCCACTAGCAAAGGCGGCGAACAGCGTTGCGTGAACATGTACGATGTCCGGCTGACCGACACCTATCCGTCATGCGGCATGAACTGGCCTCCCGATCTCGACGCCGTAACCCCTTACCTCCGCCGCAACGACGTAATCCAGGCCCTGCATGTGAACCCGAACAAAGTCACCGGCTGGGTGGAATGCAACGGCCAGGTCGGCGCAAACTTCAAGCCCTCTTCCAAACCCTCGGTTGAACTCCTCCCCGACCTGCTAAAAGAAgtccccatcatcttgttCTCCGGCTCGGAAGATCTAATCTGCAACCATTTGGGCACCGAAGCGCTGATCTCCAACCTGCAATGGAACGGCGGAAAGGGCTTCGAAATCACCCCCGGCACTTGGGCCCCCAGACGTGACTGGACCTTTGAGGGCGAAGCAGCTGGCTTCTGGCAGGAGGCCCGCAACTTGACCTATGTAGTCTTTtacaacagcagccacatgGTCCCGTTTGACTACCCCCGCCGCACAAGAGACATGCTAGACCGGTTCATGGGGGTggacatctcctccatcgGCGGCAAGCCCACCGACTCCCGCCTCGACGGGGAGAAAGTCCCCGAAACCACGGTCGGCGGGGTGGCCGGTAACGGCACCGACGCGCAGCAAgcagagaaggaaaagctCGACACGGCCAGGTGGGAAGCCTATCGCAAATCAGGGGAGATCGTCCTGGTGATTGTGGCGTTTTCGGCAgcgggatgggggtggtgggtgtggagggagaggaagaagaggaggggttaCATGGGAGTGTCTGGGGGGGAGAATATCTCGCCTTCTGGGGAagcgagggggagggaagggtttAGAGACAAGCGTTCGGCGGCGGATTTGGAAGCGGGGGATTTTGACGAGAATGAGCTGGATGATTTGCACATGAGGACGCCGACGACGGTGATGGGTGGGGACGGGAATGATCCTAGGTATAGTGTGGGCGCGGCGAGCGAGGatagtgaggatgaggaggacgtgaaggggaaggggaaggagaagatgtCGGGTTGA
- the DRE2 gene encoding electron carrier (COG:S; BUSCO:EOG09265040; EggNog:ENOG503NZ8G) produces the protein MPPAAVMIDTTPDFDFSPAHAAAAASAKGDSGERTLLLAPPSIASREDRLTSLFSVYDRSATDLQMLDRLAAGLVSLPAKTYDLILVLTDPDGSRRSEVSSLLSNREIWGKVVPALKAGGTLRSEDGSLGQGNSTEEKEAILAGLVLGDDGYTKPDYAEQEVVPLRFGAKRVNPDGSVPLSFGKKAAAAPAPAPAPAPVSKGPAGVGFIDFSDDLDLDAEDDDDVIDEDTLLTEADLKRPIQQPPECAPQPGKKRRACKDCTCGLAERIAAEDKARREKAEKGLATLKLKSEDLSELDFTVQGKTGSCNSCYLGDAFRCADCPYIGLPAFKPGEQVKILNNTAQI, from the exons ATGCCTCCAGCCGCCGTCATGATCGACACAACTCCCGACTTTGATTTCAGCCCCGCGCACGCTGCGGCGGCTGCCAGCGCAAAGGGCGATTCTGGCGAGCGAACCCTCCTGCTTGCGCCCCCGTCGATCGCATCCCGCGAGGACCGCCTCACCTCCTTGTTCTCCGTCTATGATCGGTCGGCCACCGATTTGCAGATGCTCGACCGTCTCGCTGCTGGATTAGTCAGCCTCCCTGCCAAGACCTACGACCTTATCCTCGTCCTGACCGACCCCGACGGAAGCCGCCGCAGCGAGGTGTCCTCTCTCTTGTCCAACAGGGAGATCTGGGGCAAGGTTGTACCGGCACTCAAGGCTGGTGGTACCTTGAGGAGCGAGGACGGCAGCTTGGGACAGGGCAACTCGacagaggagaaggaggcgattctggcggggttggtgttgggggatgatggatatACTAAGCCTGATTATGCCGAGCAGGAGGTTGTACCTCTGCGGTTTGGGGCGAAGAGGGTGAACCCTGATGGGAGTGTCCCTCTCAGCTTtggcaagaaggctgctgctgccccagcgccggcaccggcaccagcaccagtaTCCAAGGGTCCTGCTGGGGTTGGTTTCATCGATTTCAGTGATGACTTGGATCttgatgccgaggacgacgatgatgtcaTTGATGAGGACACTCTTTTGACTGAGGCGGATCTGAAGCGTCCCATTCAGCAGCCTCCTGAGTGTGCGCCTCAGCCGGGCAAAAAGAGGAGAGCCTGCAAAGACTG CACGTGTGGTCTCGCCGAGAGAATAGCCGCCGAAGACAAGGCCCGTCGtgagaaggccgagaagggTCTGGCCACCTTGAAGCTCAAGTCTGAGGATCTCAGCGAGCTTGACTTTACCGTCCAGGGTAAGACTGGCTCCTGCAATAGCTGTTACCTCGGTGACGCTTTCAGATGCGCAGACTGCCCCTATATTGGCCTCCCTGCCTTCAAGCCCGGCGAACAAGTCAAGATTCTCAACAACACTGCTCAGATTTGA
- a CDS encoding hypothetical protein (EggNog:ENOG503P4SC; COG:S), which yields MTRSHKFNDKDHSMVAPVTGHPQQQVPKFFGKHGFADADPKKTKKNGGGKGNWGPVGLEAEDEEFNFVHTRRRSNSSSVSSHPEHFKSKFEINEPEPVFEEDIHGAMEEEEEKDSSQSSTSSSKPEDM from the exons A TGACTCGCTCCCACAAGTTCAATGACAAGGACCACAGCATGGTGGCCCCCGTCACGGGTCACCCCCAGCAACAAGTACCCAAGTTCTTTGGCAAGCATGGCTTTGCCGATGCCGACccgaagaagaccaagaagaacgGCGGTGGTAAGGGCAATTG GGGCCCTGTTGGCTTAGaagccgaggatgaagagtTCAACTTTGTCCacacccgccgccgctccaacagcagcagcgtctCCAGTCACCCCGAGCACTTCAAGTCCAAGTTCGAGATCAACGAGCCTGAGCctgtgtttgaggaggacaTCCATGGAgccatggaggaggaggaggagaaggacagcAGCCAGTCCAGCACCTCGAGCAGCAAGCCCGAGGACATGTAA
- the FMT1 gene encoding Methionyl-tRNA formyltransferase (COG:J; BUSCO:EOG092631ML; EggNog:ENOG503P3MU) — MLWLASSRPLRRSVARPLSMATYSTQRGNPLRILFCGSDEFSCHSLKALHKKHKDDPSLIESIDVLVRPSKPTGRGLKQVTEVPIASVARELGLPLSMLPHDTFTNWFMKKYINLIIAVSFGRFVPPRLLNQAEYGGLNVHPSLLPDLRGPAPLHYALLNRYTHTGVSIQTLSPHSFDTGTVLSQTPLPGIPIPPNSTLTSLTSLLAPLGASMLVSSLSSGFHLPPHKDVSWQPPYPIRHAPKVSTVARQIPWLTPSISTLSTNLPSSAPHLEDIAHQHHILGPLWSKLVVRTPKKEQNKRVVCDDISYILDLTSPDLPPAVANEVASALERCKEDPWAEEQVPILEWLQIGDDEQQVPEWYPPQPESLEMFERVVALERGEISSVDAAAGVEGGQQQPKRKKEWRLSIQTAYFPDSETGSIYLRDPIRGGKGLLRIGKMTVDGKPTRPAANVAAQLGRTVTDYRGMHFDEEPIGKASQPATRRPEEDGEVDEETKRRRNRAMVRRIYSY, encoded by the exons ATGCTGTGGTTGGCATCTTCACGACCACTTCGACGGTCTGTTGCAAGACCACTGAGCATGGCAACATACAGTACACAACGCGGCAATCCATTACGAATCTTGTTTTGTGGCTCAGATGAGTTCAGTTGTCACTCGCTAAAAGCTCTTCACAAGAAGCACAAAGATGATCCAAGTCTTATCGAGTCTATCGATGTGCTGGTTCGGCCATCGAAGCCCACCGGGAGAGGATTGAAGCAAGTGACTGAAG TCCCAATAGCATCAGTAGCCAGGGAACTTGGTCTTCCTCTATCAATGTTACCACACGACACTTTCACAAATTGGTTT ATGAAGAAAtacatcaacctcatcatcgcTGTCTCATTCGGCCGTTTCGTACCACCACGGCTCCTAAACCAAGCAGAATACGGCGGCCTTAACGTCCACCCTTCCCTCTTACCCGA cctccgcGGTCCTGCTCCTCTCCATTACGCCCTCCTAAACCGCTACACCCACACCGGCGTCTCCATCCagaccctctccccccacTCCTTCGACACCGGCACCGTCCtatcccaaacccccctcccgggTATCCCCATCCCGCCCAACTCAACCCtaacctccctcacctcacTCCTCGCCCCCCTCGGCGCCTCCATGctcgtctcctccctctcatccggtttccacctcccaccccacaAAGACGTCTCCTGGCAACCCCCCTATCCCATCCGACACGCCCCCAAAGTCAGCACAGTAGCCAGACAAATTCCCTggctcaccccctccatctcaaccctctctaccaacctcccctcctccgccccccaTCTAGAAGACATcgcccatcaacaccacatccTCGGCCCCTTATGGTCCAAACTCGTCGTCCGCACgccaaaaaaagaacagaaTAAACGCGTCGTCTGTGACGACATCTCCTACATCCTcgacctcacctcccccgaccTCCCACCCGCCGTCGCAAACGAGGTGGCCTCCGCGCTGGAAAGGTGCAAAGAAGACCCCTGGGCGGAGGAGCAAGTCCCTATTCTGGAGTGGCTTCAGATCGGGGACGACGAGCAGCAAGTGCCGGAGTGGTACCCCCCGCAGCCAGAGTCGTTGGAGATGTTTGAGCGGGTTGTTGCGCTGGAGAGGGGAGAAATATCATCCgttgatgctgctgcgggAGTAGAAGggggtcaacaacaacccaaaaggaaaaaggagTGGCGTCTGTCTATCCAGACGGCGTATTTTCCCGATTCGGAGACAGGATCGATCTATCTTCGTGATCCTATTCGTGGcgggaaggggttgttgagaatAGGGAAAATGACAGTGGATGGGAAGCCAACGAGACCAGCTGCGAATGTGGCTGCGCAGTTGGGACGAACGGTGACGGACTATAGAGGCATGCACTTTGATGAGGAGCCGATTGGCAAGGCGTCGCAGCCTGCTACAAGACGAccggaagaggatggtgaggtggatgaagagaccaagagaaggaggaacagagcgatggtgaggaggatataCAGTTACTGA
- the LIS1_1 gene encoding Lissencephaly-1 (EggNog:ENOG503NW2C; COG:Z) codes for MTMATRSFLTDRQAEELHKSIIAYLTSLNLATTANTLRAELNLPEETFDLAKAKQYEGLLEKKWTSVIRLQKKVLDLQAENAHLKNEIENAGPLALSRKNQDPANWLPKGPPRYTLEGHRLPITSVAFHPVFSSLASASEDNTIKIWDWELGELERTLKGHTKAVLDVDFGGPRGNTLLASCSSDMSIKLWDPADQYKNIRTLHGHDHIVSSVRFVPANGTAGAGGNLLVSASKDNTLKLWDVTTGYCVKTIEGHNDWPRAVAPSADGRWLLSTGSDKAARLWDIGGTEPECRVVMFGHENFNLCCEFAPSTSYPHLARLAGHEKVPPANSAAEFMATGSRDKQIRLWDRRGQCIKVLEGHDNWVRGLAFHPAGKFLISVADDRTMRCWDLSQDGKCVQTLSGMFDGFVSCVRWAPGVTKDGLAGGDAGDGTPKKKIGAEANGGLQMRCVIATGSVDGTEGKVRIFAN; via the exons ATGACCATGGCCACAAGGAGCTTTCTAACCGACCGGCAGGCTGAAGAGCT ACACAAATCCATCATCGcctacctcacctccctcaacctcgccaccacagccaacacCCTCCGCGCCgagctcaacctccccgaaGAAACCTTTGACCTCGCCAAAGCAAAACAATACGAAGGCCTCCTCGAAAAGAAATGGACCTCGGTCATCCGCCTCCAGAAAAAAGTCCTAGACCTCCAAGCAGAGAACGCCCACCTCAAGAACGAGATCGAAAATGCCGGTCCTTTAGCCCTGTCGAGAAAGAACCAGGACCCAGCCAATTGGCTCCCCAAGGGACCGCCACGATACACCCTCGAAGGCCACCGCCTGCCCATCACCTCGGTAGCCTTCCATCCTGTCTTTAGCTCTTTGGCCTCGGCATCAGAAGACAACACGATCAAAATCTGGGATTGGGAGCTCGGAGAGTTGGAAAGGACACTCAAAGGGCACACAAAGGCAGTCTTAGATGTGGATTTTGGCGGGCCGAGGGGGAATACCCTCCTTGCAAGCTGCAGTTCCGACATGAGTATTAAGCTGTGGGATCCGGCGGATCAGTACAAGAACATCAGGACACTACACGGCCATGATCATATTGTGAGCTCGGTGAGGTTTGTTCCTGCGAATGGCACTGCTGGGGCGGGAGGGAATTTGCTCGTGAGTGCGAGTAAGGATAATACGTTGAAGCTGTGGGATGTGACGACGGGGTATTGCGTCAAGACGATTGAGGGGCATAATGACTGGCCGAGGGCGGTGGCGCCGTCGGCGGATGGGAGGTGGCTGTTGAGCACCGGGAGTGATAAGGCGGCTAGGTTGTGGGATATTGGGGGGACCGAGCCGGAGTGTAGGGTTGTTATGTTTGGACATGAGAATTTCAAT TTGTGCTGCGAATTCGCACCCTCCACTTCATACCCCCATCTCGCCCGCCTCGCGGGACATGAAAAGGTACCCCCAGCAAACAGTGCTGCCGAGTTCATGGCGACGGGCTCGCGTGACAAGCAAATACGGCTGTGGGACAGGAGGGGACAATGTATCAAAGTGCTAGAGGGCCATGACAACTGGGTCCGAGGTCTGGCCTTTCATCCAGCAGGTAAGTTTTTGATCTCGGTGGCAGATGACAGGACGATGCGCTGCTGGGATTTGAGCCAGGATGGGAAATGTGTTCAGACCCTCTCTGGCATGTTTGACGGGTTCGTGAGCTGTGTGAGGTGGGCGCCGGGAGTCACTAAGGATGGGCTTGCTGGTGgggatgctggtgatggcacgccgaagaagaagatagGTGCCGAGGCGAATGGCGGGTTGCAGATGCGGTGTGTGATTGCGACTGGGAGCGTGGATGGGACGGAAGGCAAGGTGAGGATATTTGCCAATTGA
- a CDS encoding hypothetical protein (EggNog:ENOG503P798) — protein sequence MGPSPATPAPSRFLLSKRPGTHQPHGQTPNQSSSAAPYRFYGTPKFSSTTKPLSHLSHAAPYSTPALALKAKASRARATQELLIEDSSPVQDQERSRHDEEEPSRSRTTAVRDNLLETIDIDSSLVPQSSLPEPGDNDEEVDPGPLPKRRRISIATSEPDLEPKEEWIPSSAFPIDSDSDNELPPNDDPEIDHIITIYSDDDDDEPPIPHSSPLNIKSDSESDSEAKPPPDKDTRPARKEIFYPPPRFLQPPSPPTSTSPISDSKKFSIQNINPDLFSPPKPRRGRNRRGQGQYLTNGLAAELQNWLIEVKKTSEYTDTPVKQEADAPQPLPPGAVQLTVKDVKRGGEGLSLISAALPNARVGTPGMQAVLAGDGRIGSLERVDHGLDRRSTDKRNGQERLAVGTVVAVVPPAWDVELEGGLGRWAVAYRWQVVKDAPQPQVPEKQPEPPAQPVPEPLPEQHVEEQHIKVEE from the exons ATGGGTCCATCGCCAGCA ACACCCGCACCCTCTCGATTCCTGCTCTCAAAACGACCAGGCACACATCAACCTCACGGCCAAACACCAAACCAGTCAAGCTCGGCTGCACCTTATAGATTCTACGGCACTCCAAAATTTTCGTCTACCACAAAACCGCTCTCGCATCTCAGCCATGCCGCGCCCTACTCAACTCCTGCGTTGGctctcaaggccaaggcatCGAGAGCTCGCGCTACACAAGAACTTCTTATAGAAGATAGTTCTCCCGTTCAAGATCAGGAGCGTAGTCgacatgatgaagaggagccGTCACGATCAAGAACAACTGCTGTCCGAGACAACTTGCTAGAAACAATCGACATAGACTCGTCTCTTGTCCCACAGTCTTCTCTCCCAGAGCCAGGGGAcaatgacgaggaggttgacccCGGCCCCTTGccaaaaaggagaagaataTCCATTGCCACATCAGAGCCCGACCTCGAACCAAAGGAAGAATGGATTCCAAGCTCTGCCTTTCCGATCGACTCGGACTCAGACAATGAGCTTCCCCCAAACGATGACCCAGAAATCgaccacatcatcaccatctactctgatgatgatgatgacgaaccCCCAATACCTCACTCTTCCCCTCTGAACATAAAATCCGACAGCGAGTCCGACTCAGAAGCTAAACCACCGCCAGACAAAGACACCAGACCTGCAAGGAAAGAAATCTTTTACCCACCACCTCGCTTTTTgcaacccccatcaccaccaacatccaCCTCGCCTATTTCCGACTCGAAGAAGTTTTCCATCCAGAACATAAATCCTGATCTCTTTTCTCCACCCAAACCTCGCCGGGGCCGCAATCGTCGGGGGCAGGGCCAGTATCTCACCAATGGATTGGCGGCTGAACTCCAAAATTGGCTTATTGAGGTGAAAAAAACATCAGAATATACAGACACCCCTGTCAAGCAAGAGGCCGACGCGCCACAACCATTACCACCAGGGGCAGTCCAACTAACTGTGAAGGATGTaaagagaggaggggaggggttaAGTCTCATCAGTGCGGCTTTACCCAACGCGCGAGTAGGAACACCTGGTATGCAAGCTGTTTtggctggtgatgggaggATAGGCTCCTTGGAAAGAGTTGATCATGGTCTAGATCGGCGCAGTACGGATAAAAGAAACGGACAGGAGCGTCTAGCTGttgggacggtggtggccgtTGTGCCGCCTGCTTGGGACGTTGAACTAGAgggtgggctggggaggtgggcggTTGCATATCGGTGGCAGGTTGTCAAGGACGCACCACAACCGCAAGTGCCCGAGAAACAGCCAGAACCACCAGCACAACCAGTACCAGAGCCACTACCAGAACAACATGTGGAGGAACAACACATCAAAGTGGAAGAGTAA
- a CDS encoding hypothetical protein (EggNog:ENOG503P732): MFAMVDPAVNSGFQSFGGNNQHSSFVFSSPHKPAKSSPLSYAPMRIPSPTLPSDDAPDMMLSSPLGLPSDSSHLRMSQSSPIRSSFDNNESSGPQPKFRFANRNPAKNSNPLVKKRNDVQDSRRRLFLNNVRQRQEDKKFQRRGGQDEIARLEFNRLQNERLAYLDRERAKNPYALWEQELEDEHRSLQSQQRQMQQQNPDEMMLDALEEAEMAEIAQAEALLHQDNYSSRHINQDDSFDDDEDWDELFMEAIQTSQQHHIQGQQSGGQDVEMS; the protein is encoded by the exons ATGTTCGCTATGGTTGACCCAGCCGTGAACAGCGGTTTCCAAAGTTTTGGCGGTAACAATCAGCACAGCAGTTTCGTCTTTTCAAGTCCACACAAGCCAGCCAAATCATCACCTCTCTCTTATGCCCCCATGAGGATACCTTCACCGACATTGCCATCAGACGATGCCCCTGACATGATGCTTTCGTCCCCTCTTGGTCTCCCGTCAGATTCATCCCATCTTCGCATGAGCCAGTCCTCGCCAATACGGTCCTCATTTGACAATAATGAGAGCTCCGGACCACAACCAAAGTTCAGATTTGCCAATCGGAACCCAGCAAAGAACAGCAATCCTCTAGTCAAAAAGCGGAACGATGTACAAGACTCGAGACGAAGACTCTTTCTCAACAATGTACGGCAGAGGCAGGAGGACAAAAAGTTTCAGCGACGGGGTGGACAGGATGAG ATTGCCAGATTAGAGTTCAACCGTCTCCAGAACGAACGCCTCGCCTATCTTGACCGAGAACGAGCCAAAAACCCTTATGCACTCTGGGAACAAGAGCTTGAAGACGAGCATCGCAGCTTGCAGTCACAGCAACGGCAAATGCAACAACAAAATCCAGACGAAATGATGCTGGATGCATTGGAAGAGGCTGAGATGGCCGAGATTGCCCAAGCAGAGGCGTTGCTTCACCAGGACAACTACTCCTCGAGACATATCAATCAGGATGACTCTttcgatgatgacgaggattgGGATGAGTTGTTCATGGAAGCGATCCAGACttcacagcaacaccataTTCAAGGACAACAATCGGGCGGGCAAGATGTGGAGATGTCTTGA